The following proteins are encoded in a genomic region of Ursus arctos isolate Adak ecotype North America unplaced genomic scaffold, UrsArc2.0 scaffold_32, whole genome shotgun sequence:
- the FAM110D gene encoding protein FAM110D, producing the protein MILASPSTASRGRTPSAVERLEADKAKYVKTHQVIARRQEPALRGGPGPLTPHPCNELGPPASPRTPRPARRSSGRRLPRPDSLIFYRQKRDCKALVNKENAKGQGLVRRLFLGAPRDAASSSPGPPERPAAPGVWAAPQDAPEAAGKRALCPTCSLPLSEKERFFNYCGLERALVEVLGAERFSPQSWGADASPQPGTSPPLGSGDTSDWTSSDGDADRPDGAGCDGGGGGGGSEAAGSARDGRPPVSVVERNARVIQWLYGCQRARGPPRESEV; encoded by the coding sequence ATGATCCTGGCTTCTCCCTCCACCGCGTCCAGGGGACGGACCCCCAGCGCCGTGGAGAGGCTGGAGGCCGACAAAGCCAAGTATGTCAAGACACACCAAGTGATAGCACGACGCCAGGAGCCAGCTCTGCGTGGGGGTCCCGGACCGCTCACCCCGCACCCCTGCAACGAGCTGGGGCCCCCTGCATCGCCCAGGACGCCCAGGCCCGCCCGCCGGAGCAGTGGCAGGCGGCTGCCAAGGCCTGACTCCCTCATCTTCTACCGCCAGAAGCGGGACTGCAAGGCTTTGGTGAACAAAGAGAACGCCAAGGGCCAGGGGCTGGTGCGGCGCCTCTTCCTGGGCGCTCCCCGAGACGCCGCCTCGAGCAGTCCCGGCCCACCCGAGCGACCAGCGGCTCCTGGGGTTTGGGCCGCGCCCCAAGATGCCCCGGAAGCGGCAGGAAAGCGGGCGCTGTGCCCCACCTGCTCACTACCCCTGTCGGAGAAGGAGCGCTTCTTCAACTACTGCGGTCTGGAGCGCGCGCTGGTGGAGGTGCTGGGCGCCGAGCGCTTCTCTCCGCAGAGCTGGGGCGCCGACGCCAGCCCCCAGCCCGGAACGTCGCCGCCGCTCGGTTCTGGGGACACCAGCGACTGGACGTCCAGCGACGGCGACGCGGATCGCCCGGACGGTGCTGGCtgcgacggcggcggcggcggcggcggctcagAGGCAGCGGGCTCGGCGCGGGACGGGCGCCCCCCGGTGTCGGTGGTGGAGCGCAACGCGCGCGTCATCCAGTGGTTGTACGGCTGCCAGCGCGCCCGCGGCCCGCCGCGCGAGTCCGAGGTGTGA
- the CUNH1orf232 gene encoding uncharacterized protein C1orf232 homolog translates to MTQAFWKTYKSKVLQTLSGESEEDLAEERGNPALVEPEPADPAEEAFHSMSQLARRVQGVGVKGWLTMSSLFNKEDEDKLLPPEPSADHPLAARRPSQAVTATEAEPRGPGFWDAFASRWQQQQAAAASILRGAERNPEPDPEAGDEAAEEATERPEPGEADAVAGFKWGFLTHKLAEMRVKAAPKGD, encoded by the exons ATGACCCAGGCCTTCTGGAAAACCTACAAGTCCAAAGTGTTACAGACCCTAAGTGGGGAATCTGAGGAGGACCTGGCAGAGGAG AGAGGGAACCCAGCCTTAGTGGAGCCCGAGCCAGCAGACCCTGCAGAAGAGGCTTTCCACTCCATGTCACAGCTGGCCCGCCGG gTTCAGGGGGTCGGGGTGAAAGGTTGGCTGACAATGTCGTCTCTGTTTAACAAAGAAGATGAGGACAAGCTGCTGCCACCGGAGCCCAGTGCTGACCA CCCGCTGGCTGCACGGCGCCCCTCGCAGGCGGTGACCGCGACAGAGGCGGAGCCGCGCGGGCCTGGATTCTGGGACGCGTTCGCCAGcaggtggcagcagcagcaggcggCAGCGGCGTCCATACTGCGCGGCGCCGAACGCAACCCGGAGCCAGACCCCGAAGCCGGGGACGAGGCCGCGGAGGAGGCTACCGAGCGCCCCGAGCCGGGGGAGGCCGACGCCGTGGCCGGCTTCAAGTGGGGCTTCCTCACCCACAAACTGGCCGAGATGAGGGTGAAGGCTGCGCCCAAGGGCGACTAG
- the ZNF593 gene encoding zinc finger protein 593, producing MGRSRRTGAHRVHSLARQMKAKRRRPDLDEIHRELRPQVPARSRPDPGSEPDPDLPGGGLHRCLACARYFIDSATLKIHFRSKDHKKRLKQLSVEPYSQEEAERAAGMGSYVTPQRLAVPTEVSTEVPEMDTTP from the exons ATGGGTCGCTCCCGCCGGACCGGTGCGCACCGAGTCCACTCTCTGGCCCGCCAGATGAAGGCGAAGCGGCGGCGGCCGGACCTGGATGAGATTCACCGCGAGCTGCGGCCCCAGGTTCCCGCACGGTCTCGGCCAGACCCGGGCTCTGAGCCCGACCCCGACCTGCCAGGGGGCGGCCTGCATCGCTGTCTGGCCTGCGC GAGATACTTCATCGATTCCGCCACCCTGAAGATCCACTTCCGATCCAAAGACCACAAGAAAAG GCTAAAgcagctgagcgtggagccctacagTCAGGAAGAGGCCGAAAGGGCAGCGGGAATGGGCTCTTATGTGACCCCCCAGCGACTGGCAGTGCCCACGGAAGTATCCACTGAGGTCCCTGAGATGGACACAACACCCTGA
- the ZNF593OS gene encoding putative transmembrane protein ZNF593OS isoform X2: MRFRRLTPGYFRVLQMQIAGELKAEPRSPLAGVVATLLAVLGLGGSCYAVWKMVGQRRPPRA, encoded by the exons ATGAGATTCCGACGCCTGACCCCTGGCTACTTCCGGGTACTACAG ATGCAGATAGCTGGGGAGCTGAAAGCAGAGCCCCGGAGTCCACTGGCTGGGGTTGTGGCTACACTGCTGGCTGTCCTCGGACTGGGGGGCTCCTGCTATGCCGTGTGGAAGATGGTGGGGCAGCGGCGGCCACCGCGGGCCTGA